A genomic window from Solanum stenotomum isolate F172 chromosome 10, ASM1918654v1, whole genome shotgun sequence includes:
- the LOC125841491 gene encoding protein LITTLE ZIPPER 2-like: MCVNSTEWSASRIHYFSGKKQKPKKSKVQVHRLAWRKRSEEKAAAGKNMELKNLKLYMENMSILEENENLRKKANLLHQENLALYSEFEKKVSHLDRVSATLNVIRDGARV; encoded by the exons atgtGTGTCAATTCTACAGAATGGAGTGCTTCACGTATTCATTACTTCTCTGGAAAGaaacaaaaaccaaaaaaatccaaagttcaagttcatagGCTTGCATG gagGAAGAGAAGTGAGGAAAAGGCAGCAGCAGGTAAAAATATGGAATTGAAAAACTTGAAGTTGTACATGGAAAATATGAGTATATTAGAAGAAAATGAGAACTTGAGGAAAAAGGCAAATCTTCTCCATCAAGAAAATCTTGCTTTATATTCTGAATTTGAGAAGAAAGTTTCTCACTTGGATCGGGTTTCCGCCACTCTTAATGTAATCAGGGACGGAGCTAGAGTTTAA
- the LOC125841486 gene encoding uncharacterized protein LOC125841486 has product MAVPISLSLSKLHFLPTPKQTQFSSTHKDPNFISSTRKKTHFPAPIIGNLKNAATILGFSGLAFTTLMVGTASGSELGLMDSSSFQFNEPSNALSLHTWASHVSTVVEWVTAMALVWQYGEKSGYESWKGLSWGMVPLLGGALCACTWHFFYNSESLEVVVALQAALTVIGNATMCFAAFRIYRSSQNQSKKL; this is encoded by the exons ATGGCTGTTCCAATTTCATTATCCCTCtcaaaacttcattttcttccAACTCCAAAACAAACCCAATTCTCTTCTACACATAAAGATCCAAACTTTATCTCCTCTACAAGAAAAAAGACCCATTTTCCAGCACCCATTATCGGTAATTTGAAAAATGCTGCAACAATTTTGGGTTTTTCTGGACTTGCTTTTACAACTCTAATGGTGGGCACAGCTTCTGGTTCTGAGCTAGGTTTAAtggattcttcttcttttcaattcAATGAACCTTCTAATGCTCTGTCATTGCACACTTGGGCTAGTCATGTTTCCACTGTTGTTGAATG GGTAACTGCTATGGCTCTGGTTTGGCAATATGGAGAAAAGTCGGGTTATGAATCTTGGAAGGGACTCTCCTGGGGTATG GTGCCCCTGCTTGGAGGAGCACTCTGTGCCTGCACTTGGCATTTCTTTTATAACTCGGAGTCTCTTGAG GTAGTAGTGGCTCTACAAGCAGCCTTGACAGTAATCGGTAATGCCACAATGTGCTTTGCAGCATTCCGGATATACAGATCATCACAGAACCAGTCAAAAAAACTGTGA
- the LOC125841472 gene encoding probable sodium/metabolite cotransporter BASS5, chloroplastic isoform X2 — MSIKFLLFQQNHQGFKILDSPSLHKSLPCFHQHPIVSFPKKCFHSSGVRLVGFPSAIQSTLPRLLVTRCISESFSDPLGPNDFESLENLKQKENAFLTILKGANSFLPHVVLASTILALIYPPSFTWFTNRYYAPALGFLMFAVGVNSSEKDFLEAFKKPAAIFAGYIGQFALKPLLGYLFGTIAMAVFGLPTSLAAGIMLTSCVSGAQLSNYATFLTDPQMAPLSIVMTALSTATAVFITPTLTLLLIGKKLPVDVKGMISNILQIVVAPVAGGLFLNRFFPQICNAIRPLLPPLSVFVTALCVGAPLAINIDSLVSPSGMSVLFLVIAFHLSAFILGYFLSGLAFHKAPDVKALQRTLSYETGMQSSLLALALANKFFQDPLVSVPPAISVVIMSLMGFTLVMLWTKKKETVME; from the exons atgagtattaaatttcttctttttcagcaGAATCATCAAGGCTTCAAGATTCTTGATTCTCCTTCACTTCACAAATCTCTACCTTGTTTTCATCAACACCCAATTGTTTCTTTTCCCAAGAAATGCTTCCACTCCTCag GGGTACGATTGGTGGGGTTTCCATCAGCTATACAATCCACATTGCCAA GACTGTTGGTTACTAGATGTATCTCAGAAAGTTTCTCAGATCCGCTTGGGCCTAATGACTTTGAATCACTTGAG AATTTGAAACAAAAAGAGAACGCctttttgacaattttgaaGGGAGCAAACTCTTTCCTACCCCATGTGGTTCTTGCTAGCACAATTTTGGCTCTTATCTATCCACCTTCTTTTACTTGGTTTACCAACAG GTACTATGCCCCTGCATTAGGATTTTTAATGTTTGCTGTTGGAGTCAATTCGAGTGAAAAGGACTTTCTTGAAGCTTTTAAGAAACCCGCTGCCATTTTTGCTGGTTATATCGGTCAATTTGCTCTGAAGCCACTACTCGGGTATCTTTTTGGCACAATTGCAATGGCCGTATTTGGTCTTCCAACTTCCTTAG CTGCTGGGATTATGTTGACCTCTTGTGTTAGCGGAGCACAGCTGTCAAATTATGCTACTTTTCTAACCGATCCACAAATGGCCCCTCTTAGTATAGTGATGACAGCGTTATCTACAGCTACTGCTGTTTTTATCACCCCGACGTTAACTTTATTGCTTATTGGGAAAAAGTTGCCTGTGGATGTTAAGGGAATGATTTCCAACATTCTCCAGATTGTTGTTGCACCTGTTGCTGGTGGACTCTTTCTGAATAG ATTCTTCCCGCAGATTTGCAATGCTATTCGGCCGCTGTTGCCTCCCCTATCAGTTTTTGTGACTGCTCTCTGTGTAGGAGCTCCACTCGCTATTAACATAGATTCCCTCGTATCCCCTTCTGGAATGTCTGTTTTGTTCCTTGTGATTGCATTTCATTTGTCAGCGTTCATCTTGGGCTATTTTCTTTCCGGCTTAGCCTTCCACAAAGCACCAGACGTCAAAGCTCTACAAAGAACACTGTCATATGAAACAG GCATGCAGAGCAGTCTTTTGGCCCTTGCTCTTGCCAATAAGTTTTTCCAAGATCCCCTTGTTAGTGTCCCTCCAGCTATATCA GTTGTGATCATGTCATTAATGGGCTTCACACTAGTGATGCTGTGGactaagaaaaaagaaactgtTATGGAGTGA
- the LOC125841472 gene encoding probable sodium/metabolite cotransporter BASS5, chloroplastic isoform X1, producing the protein MSIKFLLFQQNHQGFKILDSPSLHKSLPCFHQHPIVSFPKKCFHSSGVRLVGFPSAIQSTLPNGNSGLLVTRCISESFSDPLGPNDFESLENLKQKENAFLTILKGANSFLPHVVLASTILALIYPPSFTWFTNRYYAPALGFLMFAVGVNSSEKDFLEAFKKPAAIFAGYIGQFALKPLLGYLFGTIAMAVFGLPTSLAAGIMLTSCVSGAQLSNYATFLTDPQMAPLSIVMTALSTATAVFITPTLTLLLIGKKLPVDVKGMISNILQIVVAPVAGGLFLNRFFPQICNAIRPLLPPLSVFVTALCVGAPLAINIDSLVSPSGMSVLFLVIAFHLSAFILGYFLSGLAFHKAPDVKALQRTLSYETGMQSSLLALALANKFFQDPLVSVPPAISVVIMSLMGFTLVMLWTKKKETVME; encoded by the exons atgagtattaaatttcttctttttcagcaGAATCATCAAGGCTTCAAGATTCTTGATTCTCCTTCACTTCACAAATCTCTACCTTGTTTTCATCAACACCCAATTGTTTCTTTTCCCAAGAAATGCTTCCACTCCTCag GGGTACGATTGGTGGGGTTTCCATCAGCTATACAATCCACATTGCCAA ATGGTAATTCAGGACTGTTGGTTACTAGATGTATCTCAGAAAGTTTCTCAGATCCGCTTGGGCCTAATGACTTTGAATCACTTGAG AATTTGAAACAAAAAGAGAACGCctttttgacaattttgaaGGGAGCAAACTCTTTCCTACCCCATGTGGTTCTTGCTAGCACAATTTTGGCTCTTATCTATCCACCTTCTTTTACTTGGTTTACCAACAG GTACTATGCCCCTGCATTAGGATTTTTAATGTTTGCTGTTGGAGTCAATTCGAGTGAAAAGGACTTTCTTGAAGCTTTTAAGAAACCCGCTGCCATTTTTGCTGGTTATATCGGTCAATTTGCTCTGAAGCCACTACTCGGGTATCTTTTTGGCACAATTGCAATGGCCGTATTTGGTCTTCCAACTTCCTTAG CTGCTGGGATTATGTTGACCTCTTGTGTTAGCGGAGCACAGCTGTCAAATTATGCTACTTTTCTAACCGATCCACAAATGGCCCCTCTTAGTATAGTGATGACAGCGTTATCTACAGCTACTGCTGTTTTTATCACCCCGACGTTAACTTTATTGCTTATTGGGAAAAAGTTGCCTGTGGATGTTAAGGGAATGATTTCCAACATTCTCCAGATTGTTGTTGCACCTGTTGCTGGTGGACTCTTTCTGAATAG ATTCTTCCCGCAGATTTGCAATGCTATTCGGCCGCTGTTGCCTCCCCTATCAGTTTTTGTGACTGCTCTCTGTGTAGGAGCTCCACTCGCTATTAACATAGATTCCCTCGTATCCCCTTCTGGAATGTCTGTTTTGTTCCTTGTGATTGCATTTCATTTGTCAGCGTTCATCTTGGGCTATTTTCTTTCCGGCTTAGCCTTCCACAAAGCACCAGACGTCAAAGCTCTACAAAGAACACTGTCATATGAAACAG GCATGCAGAGCAGTCTTTTGGCCCTTGCTCTTGCCAATAAGTTTTTCCAAGATCCCCTTGTTAGTGTCCCTCCAGCTATATCA GTTGTGATCATGTCATTAATGGGCTTCACACTAGTGATGCTGTGGactaagaaaaaagaaactgtTATGGAGTGA